A genome region from Prionailurus bengalensis isolate Pbe53 chromosome B4, Fcat_Pben_1.1_paternal_pri, whole genome shotgun sequence includes the following:
- the ATF4 gene encoding cyclic AMP-dependent transcription factor ATF-4, whose protein sequence is MAEMMNFLSSEVLGGDLMSPFDQSGLGAEVSLGLLDDYLEVAKHFKPHGFSSDKAKAGSSEWLAVDGLVSASDNGKEDAFSGTDWMVEKMDLKEFDFDSLFNIDDLETMPDELLATLDDTCDLFDPLVQETNKEPPQTMNPIGHLPENLPKTDQVAPFTFLQPLSLSPGALSSTPDHSFSLELGSEVDISEGDRKPDSTAYILMIPQCIKEEDAPSDNDSGICMSPESYLGSPQHSPSASRGSPSKSQLSPCSLCGSARPKPYDPPGEKTAAKVKVEKLDKKLKKMEQNKTAATRYRQKKRAEQEALTGECKELEKKNEALKERADSLAKEIQYLKDLIEEVRKAREKKRVP, encoded by the exons ATGGCCGAGATGATGAACTTCCTGAGCAGCGAGGTGTTGGGGGGGGACTTGATGTCCCCCTTCGACCAGTCGGGTTTGGGGGCTGAAGTAAGCCTAGGTCTCTTAGACGATTACCTGGAGGTGGCCAAGCACTTCAAACCTCATGGGTTCTCCAGCGACAAGGCTAAGGCGGGCTCCTCCGAATGGCTGGCTGTGGATGGGTTGGTCAGTGCCTCAGACAACGGCAAGG AGGATGCCTTCTCCGGGACAGATTGGATGGTGGAGAAAATGGATCTGAAGGAGTTTGATTTTGATTCTCTGTTCAATATAGATGACCTGGAAACCATGCCAGATGAGCTTTTGGCCACTTTGGATGACACATGTGATCTCTTTGACCCCCTAGTCCAGGAGACGAATAAGGAGCCCCCCCAGACCATGAACCCAATTGGCCATCTCCCAGAAAATTTACCCAAAACAGACCAGGTTGCCCCTTTTACCTTCCTgcaacctctttctctctccccaggggCCCTATCCTCCACTCCAGATCATTCTTTTAGTTTAGAGCTAGGCAGTGAGGTGGATATCTCTGAAGGAGATAGAAAGCCAGACTCTACTGCTTACATTCTCATGATCCCTCAGTGCATAAAGGAGGAGGATGCCCCCTCAGATAATGATAGTGGCATCTGTATGAGTCCTGAGTCCTACCTGGGGTCCCCCCAGCATAGCCCCTCGGCTTCGAGGGGCTCTCCAAGTAAGAGCCAGCTGTCTCCATGTTCCCTCTGTGGTTCTGCCCGCCCCAAACCCTACGATCCTCCTGGAGAGAAAACGGCAGCAAAAGTAAAGGTGGAGAAGTTGGataagaagctgaaaaaaatggAGCAGAACAAGACAGCAGCCACTAGGTACCGCCAGAAGAAGAGGGCGGAGCAAGAGGCCCTTACTGGCGAGTGTAAAGAGCTAGAAAAGAAGAACGAGGCTCTGAAAGAGAGGGCAGACTCTTTGGCCAAGGAGATACAGTATCTGAAAGATTTGATAGAAGAGGTCCGAAAGgccagggagaagaaaagggtCCCCTAG